The following proteins are co-located in the Tripterygium wilfordii isolate XIE 37 chromosome 2, ASM1340144v1, whole genome shotgun sequence genome:
- the LOC120004963 gene encoding ABC transporter G family member 21-like isoform X1, whose translation MMPPDQQETSSTLPGNNSHPANSTMPSSSSGNVSPCLEDPDNKQHDPPRFSILGESLLPVTLKFEDVTYNVDLAPGKGGCCSSQDPKPTRTILNGISGIVRPGELVAMLGPSGSGKTTLLTALAGRLPGKISGRITYNGHPFSSSMKRKTGFVSQDDVLYPHLTVLETLTYAAFLRLPKELGKEGKIQQAELIIMQLGLTRCRNSVVGGPLLRGISGGERKRVSIGQEMLVNPSLLLLDEPTSGLDSTTAQRIVATFRGLVRGGRTVVTTIHQPSSRLYRMFDKVVVLADGCPIYSGHAGRVMEYFGSIGFEPEINFMNPADFLLDLANGIAPDTKQDDQLDLTTTGISHHHDDQNSIKQSLISSYKKNLYPLLKAEIQTTSQDPIHFKSGKLRCKRIKISKVNKFLHTLKDFELINWFELYAVRENQWTSSWWLEFKVLLRRGLQERKHESYSALRIFQVLSVSILSGLLWWHSDTSHIQDQVGLLFFFSIFWGFYPMFNAIFTFPQERPMLIKERSSGMYRLSSYFFARTAGDLPMELVLPTVFVTISYWMGGLKPSLVTFILTLLIILFNVLVSQGLGLALGAILMEVKQATTLASVTMLVFLLAGGYYIQHIPPFISWLKYISFSHYCYKLLIGVQYSANEVYDCGLRMHCRVMDFPAIKYLGLDHKWMDVSALLLMLVGYRLLAYVALRLGQPH comes from the exons ATGATGCCCCCTGATCAGCAAGAAACCAGTAGTACTCTTCCAGGCAACAATAGTCATCCTGCTAACAGCACCATGCCTTCCAGTTCTTCTGGTAATGTCAGTCCATGCTTGGAAGATCCAGACAACAAACAACATGATCCCCCAAGATTCTCCATTCTAGGTGAATCCTTACTCCCTGTGACTCTCAAG TTTGAAGATGTGACATATAATGTTGATTTGGCACCCGGAAAAGGCGGGTGCTGCTCTTCGCAGGATCCAAAACCAACCCGAACTATACTAAATGGCATCAGCGGAATTGTCCGACCCGGTGAGCTAGTGGCGATGCTGGGCCCATCCGGTAGCGGAAAGACCACTCTCTTAACCGCACTCGCGGGTCGTCTACCAGGGAAGATATCGGGTCGGATAACATATAACGGGCATCCATTTTCGAGCTCCATGAAGCGCAAGACGGGTTTTGTGAGCCAAGATGACGTGTTATATCCCCATTTGACTGTGCTGGAGACGCTAACTTACGCCGCGTTCTTGCGACTCCCGAAGGAACTTGGCAAGGAAGGAAAGATTCAGCAAGCTGAGTTGATTATTATGCAACTCGGGCTAACACGGTGTCGTAATAGTGTGGTGGGTGGGCCCCTGCTCCGGGGGATCTCGGGTGGGGAACGTAAACGGGTCAGTATTGGGCAGGAGATGCTGGTGAACCCGAGTTTGTTATTGCTTGATGAGCCCACTTCTGGGCTGGACTCAACCACGGCCCAGCGCATTGTGGCCACTTTTAGAGGCCTTGTAAGGGGAGGTAGGACCGTGGTTACTACGATCCATCAACCTTCGAGTAGGTTGTATAGGATGTTTGATAAGGTCGTGGTGTTAGCGGACGGGTGCCCGATTTATAGCGGGCATGCGGGTCGGGTCATGGAGTATTTCGGCTCCATTGGGTTCGAGCCCGAAATTAATTTCATGAACCCTGCTGATTTTCTGCTTGATCTAGCTAATG GTATAGCCCCGGACACCAAACAGGATGACCAACTAGATTTAACCACTACCGGCATATCACATCATCATGATGATCAGAATTCAATCAAACAGTCTCTGATATCATCTTACAAGAAGAACCTATATCCTCTCTTGAAAGCTGAGATTCAAACAACTTCTCAGGATCCAATCCATTTCAAGTCAGGGAAACTGAGATGTAAGAGAATTAAAATCTCAAAAGTAAACAAATTTCTGCATACATTAAAAGATTTTGAACTTATCAATTGGTTTGAGTTGTATGCAGTGAGGGAGAATCAATGGACTAGCAGCTGGTGGTTGGAATTCAAGGTGCTGCTGAGAAGGGGTTTACAAGAGAGGAAACATGAATCCTATTCGGCTCTCCGAATTTTTCAAGTATTGTCTGTTTCAATCCTGTCAGGCCTTCTGTGGTGGCATTCTGATACGTCGCACATCCAAGATCAG GTtggacttcttttctttttctcaatatTCTGGGGCTTCTATCCAATGTTCAACGCCATCTTCACGTTCCCTCAAGAACGACCGATGCTGATAAAAGAACGTTCCTCTGGGATGTACCGTCTCTCCTCGTACTTCTTCGCCAGAACAGCCGGTGACTTGCCAATGGAGCTTGTTCTCCCTACAGTCTTTGTTACAATCTCATACTGGATGGGTGGTCTCAAGCCTTCATTAGTCACATTTATACTAACCCTCTTAATCATTCTTTTCAATGTGCTGGTCTCTCAAGGGCTAGGCTTAGCACTAGGGGCAATTCTGATGGAAGTAAAGCAGGCGACGACATTAGCATCTGTGACAATGCTTGTGTTCTTACTAGCTGGGGGATATTACATTCAGCACATCCCACCCTTCATATCTTGGCTGAAGTACATCTCATTCAGTCACTATTGCTATAAGCTTCTGATTGGAGTACAGTATTCAGCAAATGAGGTTTATGATTGTGGACTAAGGATGCATTGCAGAGTAATGGATTTTCCAGCAATCAAGTACCTGGGTCTTGATCATAAATGGATGGATGTGTCAGCTCTGCTGCTTATGTTGGTGGGATATAGACTTTTGGCTTATGTAGCTCTAAGATTGGGACAACCTCACTGA
- the LOC120004963 gene encoding ABC transporter G family member 21-like isoform X2 encodes MMPPDQQETSSTLPGNNSHPANSTMPSSSSGNVSPCLEDPDNKQHDPPRFSILGESLLPVTLKFEDVTYNVDLAPGKGGCCSSQDPKPTRTILNGISGIVRPGELVAMLGPSGSGKTTLLTALAGRLPGKISGRITYNGHPFSSSMKRKTGFVSQDDVLYPHLTVLETLTYAAFLRLPKELGKEGKIQQAELIIMQLGLTRCRNSVVGGPLLRGISGGERKRVSIGQEMLVNPSLLLLDEPTSGLDSTTAQRIVATFRGLVRGGRTVVTTIHQPSSRLYRMFDKVVVLADGCPIYSGHAGRVMEYFGSIGFEPEINFMNPADFLLDLANGIAPDTKQDDQLDLTTTGISHHHDDQNSIKQSLISSYKKNLYPLLKAEIQTTSQDPIHFKSGKLRLRENQWTSSWWLEFKVLLRRGLQERKHESYSALRIFQVLSVSILSGLLWWHSDTSHIQDQVGLLFFFSIFWGFYPMFNAIFTFPQERPMLIKERSSGMYRLSSYFFARTAGDLPMELVLPTVFVTISYWMGGLKPSLVTFILTLLIILFNVLVSQGLGLALGAILMEVKQATTLASVTMLVFLLAGGYYIQHIPPFISWLKYISFSHYCYKLLIGVQYSANEVYDCGLRMHCRVMDFPAIKYLGLDHKWMDVSALLLMLVGYRLLAYVALRLGQPH; translated from the exons ATGATGCCCCCTGATCAGCAAGAAACCAGTAGTACTCTTCCAGGCAACAATAGTCATCCTGCTAACAGCACCATGCCTTCCAGTTCTTCTGGTAATGTCAGTCCATGCTTGGAAGATCCAGACAACAAACAACATGATCCCCCAAGATTCTCCATTCTAGGTGAATCCTTACTCCCTGTGACTCTCAAG TTTGAAGATGTGACATATAATGTTGATTTGGCACCCGGAAAAGGCGGGTGCTGCTCTTCGCAGGATCCAAAACCAACCCGAACTATACTAAATGGCATCAGCGGAATTGTCCGACCCGGTGAGCTAGTGGCGATGCTGGGCCCATCCGGTAGCGGAAAGACCACTCTCTTAACCGCACTCGCGGGTCGTCTACCAGGGAAGATATCGGGTCGGATAACATATAACGGGCATCCATTTTCGAGCTCCATGAAGCGCAAGACGGGTTTTGTGAGCCAAGATGACGTGTTATATCCCCATTTGACTGTGCTGGAGACGCTAACTTACGCCGCGTTCTTGCGACTCCCGAAGGAACTTGGCAAGGAAGGAAAGATTCAGCAAGCTGAGTTGATTATTATGCAACTCGGGCTAACACGGTGTCGTAATAGTGTGGTGGGTGGGCCCCTGCTCCGGGGGATCTCGGGTGGGGAACGTAAACGGGTCAGTATTGGGCAGGAGATGCTGGTGAACCCGAGTTTGTTATTGCTTGATGAGCCCACTTCTGGGCTGGACTCAACCACGGCCCAGCGCATTGTGGCCACTTTTAGAGGCCTTGTAAGGGGAGGTAGGACCGTGGTTACTACGATCCATCAACCTTCGAGTAGGTTGTATAGGATGTTTGATAAGGTCGTGGTGTTAGCGGACGGGTGCCCGATTTATAGCGGGCATGCGGGTCGGGTCATGGAGTATTTCGGCTCCATTGGGTTCGAGCCCGAAATTAATTTCATGAACCCTGCTGATTTTCTGCTTGATCTAGCTAATG GTATAGCCCCGGACACCAAACAGGATGACCAACTAGATTTAACCACTACCGGCATATCACATCATCATGATGATCAGAATTCAATCAAACAGTCTCTGATATCATCTTACAAGAAGAACCTATATCCTCTCTTGAAAGCTGAGATTCAAACAACTTCTCAGGATCCAATCCATTTCAAGTCAGGGAAACTGAGAT TGAGGGAGAATCAATGGACTAGCAGCTGGTGGTTGGAATTCAAGGTGCTGCTGAGAAGGGGTTTACAAGAGAGGAAACATGAATCCTATTCGGCTCTCCGAATTTTTCAAGTATTGTCTGTTTCAATCCTGTCAGGCCTTCTGTGGTGGCATTCTGATACGTCGCACATCCAAGATCAG GTtggacttcttttctttttctcaatatTCTGGGGCTTCTATCCAATGTTCAACGCCATCTTCACGTTCCCTCAAGAACGACCGATGCTGATAAAAGAACGTTCCTCTGGGATGTACCGTCTCTCCTCGTACTTCTTCGCCAGAACAGCCGGTGACTTGCCAATGGAGCTTGTTCTCCCTACAGTCTTTGTTACAATCTCATACTGGATGGGTGGTCTCAAGCCTTCATTAGTCACATTTATACTAACCCTCTTAATCATTCTTTTCAATGTGCTGGTCTCTCAAGGGCTAGGCTTAGCACTAGGGGCAATTCTGATGGAAGTAAAGCAGGCGACGACATTAGCATCTGTGACAATGCTTGTGTTCTTACTAGCTGGGGGATATTACATTCAGCACATCCCACCCTTCATATCTTGGCTGAAGTACATCTCATTCAGTCACTATTGCTATAAGCTTCTGATTGGAGTACAGTATTCAGCAAATGAGGTTTATGATTGTGGACTAAGGATGCATTGCAGAGTAATGGATTTTCCAGCAATCAAGTACCTGGGTCTTGATCATAAATGGATGGATGTGTCAGCTCTGCTGCTTATGTTGGTGGGATATAGACTTTTGGCTTATGTAGCTCTAAGATTGGGACAACCTCACTGA
- the LOC119982529 gene encoding probable isoprenylcysteine alpha-carbonyl methylesterase ICMEL1, with translation MPSQILPISIKHPQSSIGSPTSVSAADTLLLKTEIIDDPATSLLISSSFDDETSLSIKPLLPRTSSFNGTSAKASSLYQHRRRQTASDNSLSSLSDYNGRRHSVGEDVGHAAEETLMVTRLSLKLLKYLGVGYRWIARFLALNCYTLLLFPGFVQVGYNYFFSSQIRRGIVFGDQPRNRLDLYLPKNSNGPKPVIAFVTGGAWIIGYKAWGCLLGQQLSERDIIVACIDYRNFPQGTMSDMVKDASQGISFVCNNIAEYGGDPSRIYLMGQSAGAHIAACALLEQAIKEAGEGESTTWSVSQIKAYFGLSGGYNLFDLVGYFHSRGLYRSIFLSIMEGEQSLQRFSPEVVVQDPNIRNAVLLLPPIVLFHGTADYSIPPDASKNFGDTLQRVGVRAETILYEGKTHTDLFVQDPMRGGKDQMFEDLLTIIHANDADALSKDAVAPPRRRLVPEFMLQLARSVSPF, from the exons ATGCCGTCCCAGATCTTACCCATATCAATCAAGCATCCACAATCTTCCATTGGGTCACCCACCTCTGTGTCCGCCGCAGATACATTGCTACTCAAAACAGAGATTATTGATGACCCAGCTACCAGTCTCCTCATCTCTTCGTCATTTGACGATGAAACTAGTTTATCCATTAAGCCCCTTTTGCCTAGGACTTCCAGTTTTAACGGCACTTCAGCTAAGGCTAGTAGCTTATATCAGCATCGGCGGCGCCAGACTGCCAGCGACAACTCTTTATCTTCTCTATCTGATTACAATGGCCGCCGCCATTCCGTTGGCGAGGACGTGGGGCACGCCGCAGAAGAAACTCTTATGGTGACTCGTTTGAGTTTGAAGCTATTGAAATATCTTGG GGTAGGCTACCGATGGATTGCAAGGTTTCTTGCCTTGAATTGTTATACTTTGCTGCTTTTCCCAGGCTTTGTTCAAG TTGGATATAACTATTTCTTCTCTAGTCAGATTCGTAGAGGTATAGTTTTTGGTGATCAGCCTAGAAACCG ACTTGATTTATATCTACCAAAAAATAGCAATGGGCCAAAACCTGTTATTGCATTTGTAACAGGTGGAGCCTGGATTATTGG TTATAAAGCATGGGGCTGTCTCTTAGGGCAGCAGTTGTCGGAACGAGACATCATAGTGGCTTGTATAGATTACAG GAATTTCCCTCAAGGGACTATGAGTGACATGGTGAAGGATGCTTCTCAGGGTATTTCATTTGTGTGCAACAATATTGCTGAATATGGAGGCGATCCTAGTAG GATATATCTAATGGGACAGTCAGCTGGAGCACACATTGCTGCTTGCGCGCTCCTGGAGCAGGCAATCAAAGAGGCTGGGGAAGGGGAAAGCACTACTTGGAGCGTCTCCCAGATAAAAGCTTATTTTGGTTTATCTGGAGG CTacaatttgtttgatttggttGGTTACTTCCACAGTCGAGGTCTTTACCGGTCCATCTTTTTAAG CATAATGGAAGGTGAACAATCTTTGCAAAGATTTTCCCCTGAAGTCGTGGTACAAGACCCGAATATTAGAAATGCAGTTTTGCTTCTGCCTCCCATTGTTCTTTTTCATGGTACTGCTGATTATTCCATCCCACCAGATGCCAG TAAGAATTTTGGCGATACTCTTCAAAGAGTTGGAGTTAGAGCTGAAACGATACTGTACGAGGGAAAAACTCACACAGACTTGTTTGTTCAG GATCCAATGAGAGGTGGCAAGGACCAGATGTTTGAAGACTTATTAACCATTATCCACGCCAATGATGCAGACGCCCTTTCAAAAGATGCGGTGGCTCCTCCACGAAGACGGCTTGTACCTGAATTCATGTTGCAGTTGGCTCGTAGTGTCAGCCCTTTCTGA